One Ardenticatenales bacterium DNA segment encodes these proteins:
- a CDS encoding acyltransferase family protein, whose amino-acid sequence MLNYSLQYQAGVVKRRFTGEYETDPWGLDWEFLDAVRPFLSFMYGVYWRVETSGLENVPDYGRGLLVSNHSGQIPFDAAMIEAAILTEHPSQRLARALYADWFATLPFVSILFDKTGQALAHEENAARLLQQDELVIVFPEGFKGGGKLFKDRYKLARFGRGGFVRAALQTAAPIIPVSVVGAEETYISLHQSKTLARLTGFPYVPISPMFPWLGLLGVLPLPTKWYIDFGPPLPLADHGPAAAEDAVLRARLSEQVRHTVQQMVYHRLARRDHIFRG is encoded by the coding sequence ATGCTCAACTACTCGCTGCAATACCAGGCGGGCGTCGTCAAGCGCCGCTTCACGGGCGAATACGAAACGGACCCCTGGGGGCTGGATTGGGAATTCCTGGACGCCGTGCGCCCGTTTCTTTCCTTCATGTATGGTGTCTATTGGCGCGTGGAGACGAGCGGCCTGGAGAATGTGCCCGACTACGGGCGGGGCCTGCTGGTGAGCAACCACTCCGGGCAAATCCCCTTCGATGCGGCCATGATTGAGGCGGCCATCCTCACCGAACATCCGTCACAGCGGTTGGCGCGCGCCCTCTACGCCGATTGGTTTGCCACCCTGCCTTTTGTCTCCATCCTGTTTGACAAAACGGGGCAGGCGCTGGCGCATGAGGAGAACGCCGCCCGCCTGCTGCAGCAGGATGAACTGGTTATCGTCTTTCCTGAAGGGTTCAAAGGGGGAGGCAAACTGTTCAAGGATCGCTACAAGCTGGCGCGTTTTGGTCGTGGCGGTTTTGTGCGCGCCGCGCTGCAAACGGCGGCCCCCATCATCCCTGTCTCCGTGGTGGGCGCGGAGGAAACGTACATTTCCCTGCACCAATCAAAAACGCTGGCCCGCCTTACCGGTTTCCCCTACGTCCCCATTTCGCCCATGTTCCCCTGGTTGGGGCTGCTGGGCGTGCTGCCGCTGCCCACGAAGTGGTACATTGACTTTGGCCCGCCGCTGCCGCTGGCGGACCACGGCCCCGCCGCCGCGGAAGATGCGGTGTTGCGCGCTCGCCTCAGCGAGCAGGTGCGCCACACGGTACAGCAGATGGTCTATCACCGTCTCGCCCGCCGTGACCATATCTTTCGCGGATAG
- a CDS encoding DUF2785 domain-containing protein — MMDHIGSPDKQLRDDLIYTAFATWILENHLFDSDQLHQLLMIALDDQHIFYFIGETNTDSIFTRSFSVLLLPLILIAHRQKPFLPKSEITRIKERLLQYLFAEKDLRGYVEGKGWAHAVAHVGDVFDDLAQCLEVESADLSEILEAIAAKICVDSIPYVHEEDERMTTAVVSILRRQLLDETDVENWIRSFATRVQKTEPSPANHTHLNVKNFLRSLYFRMYQQDIEEKLTQAVAETLHEISYYKD, encoded by the coding sequence ATGATGGATCATATTGGTTCGCCGGACAAACAACTCCGCGATGATCTCATTTATACTGCTTTTGCAACATGGATTTTAGAAAACCATCTTTTTGACAGTGACCAGTTGCATCAACTATTGATGATTGCTCTGGATGATCAACACATTTTCTATTTTATTGGCGAAACAAACACTGATTCGATCTTTACACGCTCATTCTCTGTTTTGCTGCTACCACTTATTTTGATTGCCCATCGCCAGAAGCCATTTTTGCCTAAATCGGAAATAACGCGAATAAAAGAGAGATTGCTGCAATATCTTTTTGCGGAGAAGGATTTGCGAGGATATGTAGAGGGGAAAGGCTGGGCACATGCCGTTGCTCACGTGGGTGATGTGTTCGATGATTTAGCCCAGTGTTTGGAGGTGGAATCAGCGGACTTGTCGGAAATTCTCGAAGCCATCGCTGCCAAGATATGTGTTGATAGCATCCCGTATGTTCATGAGGAAGATGAACGGATGACAACGGCTGTGGTTAGTATTTTGCGGCGTCAACTGCTTGACGAAACAGACGTGGAAAACTGGATACGGTCATTTGCTACGCGAGTGCAAAAAACAGAGCCATCGCCTGCAAACCATACGCACCTCAATGTCAAGAATTTTCTACGAAGCCTATATTTTAGAATGTACCAACAGGACATTGAGGAGAAACTGACTCAAGCAGTTGCCGAGACTTTGCATGAAATCAGCTACTACAAAGACTAA
- a CDS encoding PqqD family protein — translation MTEQNDLNPYNLQPETRLTTHNLTMRVEDGDYIVGRMETGEFVALPEVGKLIIELFQKNNSIQGITDFLTQEYELDFDVESFAESLIELGFIKAIDGHVLNIGAEQKSALPWLRAHHVQWLFSMPMKILYAALLVAAGFSLATQPELIPGYNDFFWTNIGSLVILVNTTLFMTNLAVHEIAHLVAARSLGVPAYFSLGTRLYDLVVQTNVTGLWAIPRRRRYRVYLAGMAWDLIPISVAILLLAYGNLPVIINKILSSLILLIFFGVLWQFQFYMRTDIYFVVLDLLHCYSLFDDSLAYLHYLFDQIKRFLLPKQAGKVLSNPLDLFSSEDQRKIKAYTILMVLGSAISTTVFVFYGVPILVTLFVEAYHSIQQGVILGQILLVMDGLLVILIEGGFQLSFLVVFVKNRRKWLSSLWTAVKHP, via the coding sequence ATGACAGAACAAAATGATTTGAACCCATACAACCTTCAACCGGAAACCCGTCTAACGACACATAACTTAACCATGCGTGTCGAAGATGGGGATTACATTGTTGGTCGAATGGAAACGGGTGAATTCGTCGCTTTGCCAGAAGTGGGGAAGCTTATTATTGAGCTATTTCAGAAAAACAACTCTATACAGGGAATAACCGATTTTTTGACACAAGAGTATGAGTTGGATTTTGATGTCGAGTCTTTTGCGGAAAGTTTGATCGAACTTGGTTTTATCAAAGCTATTGATGGGCATGTTTTGAACATCGGTGCTGAACAAAAATCTGCTTTGCCGTGGCTCCGGGCACATCATGTACAATGGCTATTTAGCATGCCAATGAAGATTCTATACGCTGCTTTGTTAGTAGCGGCGGGTTTTTCTCTAGCTACTCAGCCCGAATTAATTCCTGGCTACAACGATTTCTTTTGGACGAATATCGGGAGCCTTGTCATACTTGTCAATACCACTTTATTTATGACAAATTTGGCTGTTCACGAAATAGCTCACCTTGTCGCTGCCCGCTCTTTGGGTGTGCCGGCATATTTCAGCTTAGGCACACGTTTATATGATTTAGTTGTGCAAACCAATGTAACGGGGCTTTGGGCCATACCGCGGCGGCGACGTTATCGTGTATATTTGGCCGGAATGGCCTGGGACCTCATACCTATCTCGGTAGCAATCTTATTGTTAGCGTATGGCAATTTGCCAGTAATCATCAACAAAATATTATCTTCTTTGATTCTGTTGATTTTTTTTGGCGTTCTCTGGCAATTCCAATTTTACATGCGCACGGATATATACTTCGTCGTCTTAGACCTATTGCATTGTTACAGCTTATTTGACGATTCGCTTGCCTATTTGCACTATTTATTTGATCAAATCAAACGGTTCCTATTGCCAAAGCAAGCGGGCAAAGTCCTTTCAAATCCACTCGATCTTTTCTCATCTGAGGATCAACGGAAAATCAAAGCCTATACCATCTTGATGGTGCTTGGTTCGGCCATTTCTACCACTGTCTTTGTTTTCTATGGCGTCCCTATTCTGGTCACGTTATTCGTAGAAGCTTACCATTCCATTCAACAAGGAGTCATCTTAGGACAAATCCTACTTGTGATGGATGGGCTTCTGGTCATTTTGATTGAAGGTGGTTTCCAATTGAGTTTTCTTGTGGTATTCGTGAAAAATCGGAGAAAGTGGCTATCATCTCTATGGACTGCGGTAAAACATCCATAG
- a CDS encoding ThiF family adenylyltransferase, which translates to MRLPKIKLVHNPIRLSENRIRVGTIQYGVSSEIMDDEAGTIWHLMQLMDGTRTTDAIVNDMQGIFPELDADSLRDAISDLIEAGFVDDMGADPPLAFTPDELERYSRSTEYFSWVDATPRSNKYEIQSKLKTARVTLLGLGGSGSAVAMSLVAAGIGSLHVVDFDKIEVSNLNRQLLYVENDIGLPKVEQSMRRLRQMNSHVQITGQELKVQSVDELVPLMESCDLLILCADKPRELILRWTNEAAHITRTPWMMCLYAGPMLVVGIFDPFHTPCYECMNHDENNRNLIRDGRDSEYLYDIFDVNAVIAPTASLTGHLGALEAIYFLTDLQPQTLGRIFHQNLMIYDHLYYIEPPFWVDCPVCGKNPS; encoded by the coding sequence ATGAGACTACCAAAAATCAAACTTGTGCATAATCCCATTCGTTTGTCCGAAAATCGAATCCGTGTTGGCACGATCCAATATGGCGTTAGTTCCGAGATAATGGATGATGAGGCGGGAACTATCTGGCACTTAATGCAATTGATGGATGGTACCCGAACAACAGATGCAATAGTTAACGACATGCAAGGCATCTTTCCTGAACTTGATGCGGACAGTCTGCGAGATGCTATCAGCGATCTTATAGAGGCGGGCTTTGTTGACGATATGGGGGCTGATCCCCCGTTGGCGTTTACTCCAGATGAATTGGAGCGTTACAGCCGGAGTACTGAATACTTTAGCTGGGTGGACGCGACTCCTCGCAGCAACAAATATGAGATACAGTCGAAACTAAAGACAGCACGAGTCACCCTTTTGGGACTAGGCGGATCGGGATCGGCTGTGGCAATGAGCCTTGTAGCCGCCGGTATCGGTTCGTTGCACGTTGTTGACTTTGACAAAATTGAAGTTTCTAATTTGAATCGCCAGTTACTTTACGTTGAAAATGACATCGGTTTACCTAAAGTCGAACAAAGTATGCGTCGTTTACGTCAGATGAATTCGCATGTCCAGATTACAGGTCAAGAATTAAAAGTACAATCCGTTGACGAGCTTGTTCCTCTCATGGAAAGTTGTGACTTGCTCATCCTTTGTGCCGACAAGCCCCGAGAACTTATTTTGCGTTGGACAAACGAGGCCGCGCACATAACCCGAACCCCTTGGATGATGTGTCTCTATGCAGGACCTATGCTTGTGGTTGGAATCTTCGATCCCTTTCATACACCATGCTATGAGTGCATGAACCATGATGAGAATAACAGAAACTTGATACGGGATGGCCGCGACTCCGAATATCTTTACGACATATTCGATGTGAATGCCGTTATCGCACCCACCGCGAGTTTAACCGGACATTTGGGTGCTCTTGAAGCCATTTACTTCTTAACGGATTTGCAGCCACAAACATTAGGACGTATATTCCATCAGAATTTGATGATTTACGATCATCTTTACTATATTGAGCCTCCGTTTTGGGTGGATTGTCCGGTATGCGGGAAGAATCCATCCTAG
- a CDS encoding XcyI family restriction endonuclease, whose translation MTVSKKRSWSIDQLAKSEFFHQKLHEWELLEAAEKIEDIKGESLNWNRSRLAISDKAWNKVIHRGIKPITVFAHPDVLVNVSRSTGYYRMLAMVSQKSMNQVGLSTMRYEKGKLPKPATAEIIAQHLNNIISKLIEAGEKIDAREFDLWRGMAAGSQAQGSWQNTKGRKMEIVLQGIIRRRLRESGLVAEEIDDKPRMTLTDHRVVVFADEPDIGFYQDDKIVATIEVKGGIDKAGVLERVGAAIKSLSRSKEENPDSVTILILQEVSMTPQSVIDLQTNQKNVNHWFTMEDVLESEEKRGEIFALLRI comes from the coding sequence ATGACGGTCAGTAAAAAACGAAGCTGGTCCATTGACCAACTGGCAAAAAGCGAGTTCTTTCATCAAAAACTCCACGAATGGGAGCTATTGGAAGCCGCTGAAAAGATTGAGGACATTAAAGGAGAAAGCCTGAATTGGAATAGAAGTCGCCTGGCAATTTCTGACAAAGCCTGGAATAAAGTTATTCATCGGGGAATCAAGCCTATCACCGTTTTTGCCCATCCAGATGTGCTGGTGAATGTTTCTCGTTCAACCGGTTATTACAGAATGTTGGCGATGGTGTCGCAAAAATCAATGAATCAAGTTGGCTTGTCTACGATGCGCTATGAAAAAGGGAAGCTACCAAAGCCTGCGACCGCCGAGATAATTGCCCAACACCTTAACAACATCATCAGCAAACTGATTGAAGCTGGTGAAAAGATTGACGCCCGTGAATTTGACCTGTGGCGGGGTATGGCGGCGGGTTCACAAGCGCAAGGTTCGTGGCAAAACACCAAAGGCCGTAAAATGGAGATCGTTCTTCAGGGTATCATCCGCCGTAGATTGCGCGAAAGTGGGTTAGTGGCAGAAGAGATTGATGATAAACCGCGCATGACATTGACGGACCATCGAGTAGTGGTGTTTGCCGATGAGCCGGACATTGGGTTTTATCAGGACGACAAAATTGTGGCCACTATTGAAGTAAAGGGGGGAATCGACAAAGCTGGTGTTTTGGAACGAGTAGGAGCCGCAATCAAGAGTTTGAGCCGGTCTAAAGAAGAAAACCCCGACTCGGTAACAATTTTGATACTGCAAGAAGTTTCGATGACGCCGCAGTCGGTTATTGATCTGCAAACGAATCAAAAAAACGTCAATCATTGGTTCACGATGGAAGATGTTTTAGAAAGCGAAGAAAAAAGGGGGGAGATTTTTGCGCTCTTGCGTATCTGA